A window of the Vigna angularis cultivar LongXiaoDou No.4 chromosome 3, ASM1680809v1, whole genome shotgun sequence genome harbors these coding sequences:
- the LOC108325675 gene encoding zinc finger protein ZAT12, translating into MMKREREVDSVTMANYLMLLSAGGEFENTNYLNYSSNHRVFECKTCKRQFPSFQALGGHRASHKKPRLMVGESEHNQVLHGSPPKPKTHECSVCGLEFAIGQALGGHMRRHRTSSNGKMNNATATTVHNTSSPKMNHKGSSNERVLFPDLNLTPLENDLKFLKIRQPAPLVHCFN; encoded by the coding sequence ATgatgaagagagaaagagaagttgATAGCGTAACCATGGCCAACTACTTGATGTTGCTTTCTGCAGGAGGTGAATTTGAGAACACGAACTACTTGAACTACTCTTCCAACCACCGTGTGTTTGAGTGCAAGACGTGTAAGAGGCAGTTTCCGTCGTTTCAAGCCTTGGGAGGGCACCGTGCGAGTCACAAGAAACCTAGGTTGATGGTCGGAGAGAGTGAGCATAACCAAGTTCTTCATGGTTCGCCACCAAAACCTAAGACTCATGAGTGTTCTGTCTGTGGTTTGGAGTTTGCGATAGGGCAAGCTTTGGGAGGACACATGAGACGCCATAGAACATCATCAAATGGAAAGATGAACAATGCTACTGCTACCACTGTTCATAATACTTCTTCACCGAAAATGAACCACAAGGGTAGCAGCAACGAGAGAGTTCTGTTTCCTGATCTGAATTTGACGCCATTAGAGAATGATTTGAAGTTTTTGAAGATCAGACAACCAGCTCCTTTGGTTCACTGCTTCAATTGA